Proteins encoded by one window of Blautia luti:
- a CDS encoding sensor histidine kinase, which translates to MKKYQFQKRILLRSIFIMLILFIILTMVFSSYVIKTSTAEFEEQIDVQLRGITTQIDNTLRLADDIALQIAANYQIIDAFSGLQEYHDEKNYFVENTDVDYTIKQHLVSYMLKQNILKRISLFNSNQDITYVGKAVDFGYLKKDCPNPDIFTDTQSYFVDQKGKGSLFRVDSSDPYMREISPTISVLREIKNYQLIPSECLGYAQVQIQIDSFARLGKLLGKETECFVLDQKNDHVLYSFQSNRKESEIKTLLRQTNNLQGGLYCKLWDSEKYGIKVLIVSKNTGLIHSLMSTFTWGIFLLFSLITIMILAQKIIIQRTTEPIVQMCEMLTGLQVDKNLQEIPLVICDETDELRQLNNAFNELIKNLKLSMEKEMASKVNEIQCQMYALQTQMNPHFIHNILTIISAMSSTSECEKIPEICDKLSSMIRYNISSSEDFGNLDGEILHAENYLELMKIRYEDKFQYSMSYVGEIQNCHLPKFIIQPLLENCFAHGFRNKEFPWQINIQIYCTEECWEVQIQDNGCGISPQELENLKLELFKMRSRDVRMLMKEMKIGGLSIKNVYIRLYLTYGNHMLFDIQSNPNGTCITVGGNYENTCNGCGR; encoded by the coding sequence TTGAAGAAATATCAATTTCAAAAGAGAATTTTATTGCGCAGCATTTTCATTATGCTAATACTATTTATCATACTAACTATGGTATTTTCCAGTTATGTCATCAAAACCAGCACAGCAGAATTCGAAGAACAAATTGATGTTCAACTTCGAGGAATCACCACTCAAATTGATAATACACTTCGGCTTGCCGATGATATTGCTCTGCAAATTGCTGCAAATTATCAAATTATTGATGCATTCAGCGGACTTCAGGAATATCACGATGAAAAAAACTATTTTGTTGAAAATACAGATGTTGATTATACTATAAAACAACATCTGGTTTCTTATATGCTAAAGCAAAATATTCTAAAACGTATCAGTTTATTTAATTCCAATCAGGATATCACTTATGTAGGAAAAGCTGTGGATTTTGGATATTTGAAAAAAGATTGTCCGAACCCTGATATTTTTACAGATACACAATCTTATTTCGTAGATCAAAAAGGAAAAGGCAGTTTATTCCGAGTCGATTCTTCTGATCCTTACATGCGAGAAATATCACCAACAATTTCCGTACTGCGTGAAATTAAAAACTATCAGTTAATACCTTCCGAATGTCTTGGATATGCACAGGTTCAAATTCAGATTGATAGTTTCGCACGTCTTGGAAAACTCCTTGGAAAAGAAACGGAATGTTTTGTTTTAGATCAGAAAAATGACCATGTGCTATATTCCTTTCAAAGTAATCGCAAAGAATCAGAAATAAAAACACTTCTGAGACAAACTAACAATTTGCAAGGAGGATTGTACTGTAAACTCTGGGACTCTGAAAAATATGGAATAAAAGTTCTGATTGTATCAAAAAACACAGGCCTGATTCATAGTCTTATGTCTACTTTTACCTGGGGAATCTTTCTACTTTTTTCTTTAATTACTATCATGATTTTAGCACAAAAAATTATTATCCAGAGGACAACTGAGCCCATTGTTCAGATGTGTGAAATGTTAACCGGATTACAGGTTGATAAGAATTTACAGGAAATACCTCTTGTGATCTGTGATGAAACAGATGAATTAAGGCAGTTAAATAATGCATTTAACGAATTGATAAAAAATTTAAAACTGTCCATGGAAAAAGAAATGGCCAGCAAAGTAAACGAAATACAGTGCCAGATGTATGCATTACAAACGCAGATGAACCCTCACTTTATTCATAACATCCTGACAATTATTTCAGCAATGTCCAGTACTTCCGAGTGTGAAAAGATACCGGAAATCTGCGATAAACTTTCAAGTATGATCAGATATAATATCAGTTCTTCCGAAGATTTTGGAAATTTAGATGGTGAGATTTTACATGCTGAAAACTATCTTGAACTAATGAAAATACGATACGAAGATAAATTTCAATATTCAATGTCCTATGTAGGTGAAATTCAAAATTGTCATTTACCCAAATTTATCATTCAACCGCTTCTTGAAAATTGTTTTGCACATGGCTTTCGAAATAAAGAATTTCCCTGGCAAATTAATATTCAAATCTATTGCACCGAAGAATGTTGGGAAGTACAGATTCAGGATAATGGATGTGGAATCTCTCCGCAAGAACTGGAAAATTTAAAGTTAGAATTATTTAAGATGCGTAGTCGCGATGTAAGAATGCTTATGAAAGAGATGAAAATCGGCGGTTTGTCTATAAAAAATGTTTATATAAGATTGTATCTTACCTATGGAAATCATATGCTTTTTGATATACAAAGCAATCCTAACGGAACTTGCATTACAGTTGGAGGGAACTATGAAAATACGTGTAATGGTTGTGGAAGATGA
- a CDS encoding response regulator transcription factor, producing the protein MKIRVMVVEDEPPIQRSICQKIEETNKNFTVVAAIDNGKDALQYLKEHPVDVMFVDMNLPIVSGKELLDFCSNEKLSVLPVVLSGYTDFEYVKCAITNHAIDYLLKPLKVQELKLVLEKIEEKIQKQYLKEKVQNLTDAVRGLEMFPTKEIPSEVNSSYSILLVSLGMCLYENERNYQEIFKNMDLEKAFSLIVPPENFWLVDGKNINEKLIFIRKDSIPDINHLNQFFRKVKCSDIIVTVVYYKETVELPDIFSTYHLLQKYTREHMIFLKNSVLIYSSEEFRQDFSDLRNKIDYLILQCKNTNIDNIIESFAQLLHLLTMRPIIQKEALRNIKYFVSEIYKLYPGNREFFEVEEDIQFILENYYSEKELLKEFNFLLKDIFGIAMYDSGDKKIIALKIKNYLDEMFRTNITNQLLAARFGFVPSYIVSIFKTYYGLTPMDYLVKTRIDESKFLLTNSSLKIKEVANEVGYEDSLYFSKVFKKITGVSPKEYIRSEKINS; encoded by the coding sequence ATGAAAATACGTGTAATGGTTGTGGAAGATGAGCCTCCAATTCAGAGGAGTATCTGTCAAAAGATAGAAGAAACCAATAAAAACTTTACTGTAGTAGCCGCCATCGACAATGGGAAAGATGCACTACAATATCTGAAAGAACATCCTGTTGATGTCATGTTTGTAGATATGAATCTTCCCATTGTAAGCGGTAAAGAATTACTGGACTTTTGTTCTAATGAAAAGCTATCGGTATTGCCTGTAGTTTTAAGTGGATATACAGATTTTGAATATGTAAAATGCGCAATAACTAACCATGCTATTGATTATTTATTAAAGCCCTTAAAGGTCCAGGAATTAAAACTGGTATTAGAAAAAATAGAAGAAAAAATCCAAAAACAGTACCTTAAAGAAAAGGTTCAAAATCTGACAGATGCGGTAAGAGGACTTGAAATGTTTCCAACAAAGGAAATACCTTCAGAAGTGAATTCCTCATACAGTATTTTACTGGTCTCTCTTGGCATGTGTCTCTATGAAAATGAAAGAAATTATCAGGAAATCTTTAAAAACATGGATCTGGAAAAAGCATTTTCACTTATTGTTCCTCCTGAAAACTTCTGGCTTGTAGATGGAAAAAACATTAATGAAAAATTAATCTTTATTCGCAAAGACAGTATTCCCGATATTAATCATTTGAATCAATTTTTTAGAAAAGTAAAATGTTCTGATATTATTGTTACGGTTGTATATTATAAAGAAACCGTAGAGCTTCCTGATATTTTTTCAACATATCATTTGTTACAAAAATACACCCGTGAACATATGATTTTTTTAAAAAATTCTGTTTTAATTTACAGTTCTGAAGAATTCAGACAAGATTTTTCTGATCTCAGAAATAAAATCGACTATCTGATACTTCAGTGTAAAAATACAAATATTGATAACATAATCGAATCTTTTGCTCAATTGCTTCACTTACTTACTATGCGTCCAATCATCCAAAAAGAAGCCTTGCGCAACATCAAATACTTTGTATCTGAAATATATAAATTATATCCTGGAAACAGAGAATTTTTTGAAGTTGAAGAAGATATCCAGTTTATTCTGGAGAATTATTATAGTGAAAAAGAACTACTTAAGGAGTTCAATTTCTTGTTAAAAGATATTTTTGGAATCGCAATGTATGACTCCGGAGACAAGAAAATAATTGCTTTAAAAATAAAAAACTACTTGGACGAAATGTTTCGGACTAATATTACCAACCAATTACTGGCAGCTCGTTTCGGATTTGTCCCATCGTACATAGTTAGTATTTTTAAGACCTATTATGGTTTAACCCCAATGGATTATCTGGTAAAAACAAGAATTGATGAGTCCAAGTTCCTTCTGACAAATAGTTCGTTAAAAATTAAAGAGGTTGCCAATGAAGTGGGATACGAAGATTCTCTCTACTTTTCAAAGGTTTTCAAAAAAATCACAGGTGTAAGTCCTAAAGAATATATCCGTTCAGAAAAAATTAATTCATAA
- a CDS encoding DUF3786 domain-containing protein produces MDNYEKQVYIGRELFLKYDQDKLIKKYGLKHDEEYLYLKYIGTEYRINRRNGAIEYATGEEWTDCREYTVVMTIYDFLCCSGQEILPPLTGQWQPVGRFVTAGSSPSTDPFVEKYVRAFSGKVEEVKQACICLCGKQRERLAGADLTFEMPVLPDFSVLLQFWDGDEEFPPKILLLWDKVSLSYLHFETTYYLQGDLLKAILQTIG; encoded by the coding sequence ATGGATAATTATGAAAAACAGGTATATATAGGAAGAGAGTTGTTTTTAAAATATGATCAGGATAAGCTGATAAAGAAATATGGTTTGAAACACGATGAAGAATATCTGTATTTGAAATATATTGGAACAGAATATCGGATCAATCGCAGAAACGGTGCTATTGAATATGCCACAGGCGAAGAATGGACGGACTGCAGAGAATATACAGTTGTTATGACAATCTATGATTTTCTCTGCTGTTCCGGGCAGGAGATACTGCCTCCTCTTACCGGGCAGTGGCAGCCTGTGGGCAGGTTTGTAACTGCCGGGAGCAGTCCGTCAACAGATCCCTTTGTGGAAAAGTATGTAAGAGCATTTTCCGGCAAAGTGGAAGAGGTAAAGCAGGCCTGTATCTGTCTGTGCGGAAAGCAGAGGGAGCGTCTGGCAGGGGCAGATCTGACATTTGAAATGCCTGTTCTTCCGGATTTCTCTGTGTTGCTTCAGTTCTGGGATGGGGATGAAGAATTCCCGCCAAAGATCTTATTGTTGTGGGATAAAGTATCGTTATCATACCTTCATTTTGAGACGACCTATTATCTTCAGGGGGATCTTCTGAAGGCTATACTGCAGACAATCGGCTGA
- a CDS encoding calcium/sodium antiporter, translating into MMFLQVIILLAGFLFLVKGADWFVEGAASIAKKLGIPQLIIGLTIVAMGTSMPEAAVSITAAINKNAGITIGNVVGSNILNILIILGITAVITNVVIQRSTLLYEIPFMIVITIVLLIFGITGSEVTFIEGVIFWILFLIYLGYLFVMAKKGNDQEEAEAKDNPVWKCMLLMVIGGILVVKGSDFAVSGATEIARYFGMSERFIGLTIVALGTSLPELVTSVTAARRGNAGIAIGNIVGSNIFNILFVIGTTALICTVPFESKFIIDTVIAVLCGAILWIGTFRHKELRKPCGVVMLLCYAAYFLYLCLV; encoded by the coding sequence ATGATGTTTTTACAGGTTATTATTTTGCTGGCAGGTTTTTTGTTTCTGGTGAAAGGTGCAGACTGGTTTGTGGAGGGTGCAGCCAGTATTGCGAAAAAGCTGGGAATTCCACAGTTGATCATTGGATTAACTATCGTAGCAATGGGAACCAGCATGCCGGAGGCAGCAGTCAGTATTACTGCTGCAATAAATAAGAATGCAGGTATTACCATTGGAAATGTAGTCGGAAGTAATATCCTGAATATTCTGATCATCCTGGGAATCACAGCAGTAATTACGAATGTAGTGATTCAAAGATCCACGCTTCTTTACGAAATTCCGTTCATGATAGTGATAACAATTGTTTTGCTGATCTTTGGTATCACAGGTTCAGAGGTGACTTTTATTGAAGGTGTGATTTTCTGGATACTGTTTCTGATATATTTGGGATATCTGTTTGTGATGGCAAAGAAAGGGAACGATCAGGAAGAAGCAGAAGCAAAGGACAATCCGGTATGGAAATGTATGCTCCTGATGGTGATCGGTGGAATTCTGGTTGTAAAGGGCAGTGATTTTGCAGTCAGCGGAGCAACGGAAATTGCCCGTTATTTTGGCATGAGTGAGAGATTTATCGGGCTGACAATTGTTGCACTGGGAACATCTCTTCCGGAACTTGTCACATCAGTAACAGCAGCCAGAAGAGGAAATGCAGGAATCGCCATTGGAAATATAGTCGGAAGCAATATTTTTAATATTTTGTTTGTTATTGGTACAACAGCACTCATCTGTACTGTGCCGTTTGAGAGCAAATTTATTATTGATACTGTAATTGCAGTTCTGTGTGGAGCAATACTCTGGATTGGTACATTCAGACATAAAGAATTAAGAAAACCCTGTGGTGTGGTTATGCTGTTGTGTTATGCCGCATATTTCCTGTATTTATGTCTGGTATAA
- the crcB gene encoding fluoride efflux transporter CrcB, with product MMNCLAVGLGGFAGAVLRYLIGLIPTGETMIFPVKTFCINVIGCIVIGAITVLAAKLSVPPRMILFLKVGVCGGFTTFSTFALESSELIRDGHMGIALCYVLLSVLVGVLAIFAVEYLTVR from the coding sequence ATGATGAATTGTTTGGCAGTAGGGCTGGGTGGTTTTGCAGGAGCAGTATTGCGGTATCTGATCGGGCTGATTCCCACAGGAGAAACCATGATTTTTCCGGTAAAAACCTTTTGTATCAATGTGATTGGATGTATTGTGATCGGAGCAATCACAGTACTGGCGGCGAAATTGTCTGTTCCGCCAAGGATGATTTTGTTTCTGAAGGTGGGAGTCTGCGGTGGATTTACCACATTCTCAACCTTTGCACTGGAATCGTCGGAGCTGATCCGGGATGGACATATGGGAATAGCTCTGTGTTATGTATTACTTAGCGTGTTGGTAGGCGTGCTGGCGATTTTTGCAGTGGAATATCTTACTGTAAGATAA
- a CDS encoding NUDIX hydrolase codes for MTITTLCYIENNGKYLMLHRVKKHNDINEGKWIGVGGHAEGQESPEECLLREVKEETGLTLTSYKLRGLVTFISDKCEPELMCVFTANEYIGELTECNEGELYWIDKAVVPTLPTWEGDRVFLDLLLSGDERFFSLKLQYEGEKLVDKQVNLY; via the coding sequence ATGACAATAACGACTTTATGCTATATAGAAAATAATGGCAAATATCTGATGCTTCACAGGGTAAAAAAGCATAATGATATAAATGAGGGAAAGTGGATTGGAGTTGGCGGACATGCAGAGGGCCAGGAATCCCCGGAGGAATGTCTTTTGCGTGAAGTGAAAGAAGAAACAGGATTAACACTGACATCATATAAACTTCGAGGTCTGGTTACATTTATAAGTGATAAATGTGAACCGGAGCTTATGTGTGTGTTTACGGCCAACGAATATATCGGTGAATTAACAGAATGCAATGAAGGAGAACTTTACTGGATAGATAAAGCTGTTGTGCCGACACTTCCCACATGGGAAGGTGACAGAGTTTTTCTGGATTTGCTTCTTTCAGGAGATGAGCGATTTTTTTCTTTAAAATTGCAGTATGAAGGGGAAAAACTCGTAGATAAGCAAGTAAATTTATATTAA
- a CDS encoding energy-coupled thiamine transporter ThiT: protein MFGFMVTTDGGLTTAGYVITVIAGIILFFLAIYFAGKNSDKKKLTTRQLVFCAVAIALAFITSYLKIFKLPWGGSVTLCSMLFIVLIANWYGVGTGIMAGFAYGILQFIQEPYILSFFQVCCDYILAFAALGLAGLFAKQSHGLLKGYIIAVIARGAFHSLGGYLYWMSYMPDNFPKSLTAVYPILYNYSYLLAEGIITVIIISVPAVSKALTQVKRAALQ, encoded by the coding sequence ATGTTTGGTTTTATGGTAACTACTGATGGCGGACTTACAACTGCCGGATATGTGATTACAGTTATTGCCGGAATCATTTTGTTTTTCCTGGCGATTTATTTTGCAGGGAAGAATTCAGACAAGAAAAAGCTTACCACAAGACAACTGGTATTCTGTGCCGTAGCTATTGCACTTGCTTTTATTACGTCTTATCTGAAAATCTTTAAACTGCCGTGGGGAGGAAGCGTCACTCTTTGCAGTATGCTTTTTATTGTTCTGATCGCAAACTGGTATGGAGTTGGAACAGGTATTATGGCTGGGTTTGCTTACGGAATCCTGCAGTTTATCCAGGAGCCTTATATACTTTCATTTTTTCAGGTATGCTGTGATTACATACTTGCATTTGCTGCACTTGGCCTGGCAGGATTATTTGCAAAACAGAGTCATGGACTTCTGAAAGGATACATAATAGCTGTAATTGCCAGAGGAGCTTTTCATTCTCTGGGCGGTTATCTTTATTGGATGAGCTATATGCCGGACAATTTCCCGAAATCTCTGACAGCCGTATATCCGATCTTATACAATTACAGCTATCTGCTGGCAGAGGGCATTATCACGGTAATCATCATTTCAGTACCTGCGGTGTCGAAGGCACTGACCCAGGTAAAGCGTGCCGCACTGCAGTAG
- a CDS encoding XRE family transcriptional regulator: protein MDIADYYDISIPEIISGERKSEMMNEEERKIAKTMSDYATTEKEKIFKEMKLQSVMGVCALVLYWILHETGAYMYNDVLGKLAGYCETLVSVSVIMMAAFTTGSLSKVRSKSRKVFVFENFPKPMQLVVTAVVAFGGAAVIKLVLVYFFGL from the coding sequence GTGGATATTGCAGATTATTATGATATCAGCATTCCTGAGATTATCAGTGGAGAAAGGAAAAGCGAGATGATGAATGAAGAAGAAAGAAAAATTGCTAAAACAATGTCAGATTATGCAACTACAGAGAAAGAGAAGATTTTTAAGGAAATGAAGCTCCAAAGTGTCATGGGAGTTTGTGCATTGGTTCTATACTGGATTCTGCATGAAACAGGTGCATATATGTATAATGATGTGTTAGGAAAGCTTGCCGGCTATTGTGAGACCTTGGTATCTGTGTCAGTCATAATGATGGCAGCATTTACGACAGGATCTTTAAGCAAGGTGCGGAGCAAGAGTAGGAAAGTTTTTGTGTTCGAAAATTTCCCAAAACCTATGCAATTAGTTGTAACTGCAGTTGTTGCTTTTGGTGGAGCTGCTGTGATCAAGCTGGTACTGGTGTATTTTTTCGGCTTATAA
- a CDS encoding sensor domain-containing diguanylate cyclase: MINDSRFDAVIMFIIMLLSMSVSIIACVNVIQQVTKENSEIQSRTIAQMVSAKIENELINPITVSQTISSDIDIRTYIEGKTREEAESVKDDITNRLVSIGNEFDYKMVFVVSDKTRAYYTYNGISRYLDVENDSHDIWYKDYLDSGKRYTVNVDTDEDNNGSLSVFINYGIIDTNGDILGACGVGVDMNDLVDILARFEEEYNIKVYLVNHDGLIQVDTDVSSIETGYLDNSYFGNISDDDFYYQLSENGCYMTKYFEGFDWYIVIRDNNPVKLDENKIILPIVLIFIAGVLIMATSFVIISMREKKAKDAYNRRYEASIKDELTGLYNRRGFEVDCEIIKKNNNLIEYVLIMMDLNGLKAANDNIGHEAGDELIIGASKCMDNAFSGLGRTYRVGGDEFAALLRGTREEAQDAVKTFDYLTENFQGNLISELSVSKGVVVCSEHIELNFEEIKAMADKLMYADKDEYYRRTGKDRRRV; this comes from the coding sequence ATGATTAATGACAGCAGATTTGATGCTGTTATTATGTTTATCATAATGCTACTTAGCATGAGTGTTTCCATCATAGCATGTGTGAATGTGATTCAGCAGGTAACTAAGGAAAACTCTGAAATACAGAGCAGAACAATTGCGCAGATGGTTTCAGCAAAGATTGAGAATGAACTTATTAATCCAATTACTGTTTCTCAGACGATTAGCAGTGATATTGATATAAGAACCTACATAGAGGGGAAAACCAGAGAAGAGGCGGAGAGTGTCAAAGACGATATAACTAATCGTCTGGTATCCATTGGTAATGAATTTGATTATAAAATGGTATTTGTTGTTTCGGATAAAACAAGAGCATATTATACATATAATGGAATAAGTAGGTATCTTGATGTTGAAAATGACAGCCATGATATATGGTATAAGGATTACTTGGATTCAGGGAAAAGATATACAGTTAATGTTGATACTGATGAAGATAATAACGGGAGTCTTTCGGTGTTTATTAATTACGGTATTATTGACACGAATGGAGACATTTTGGGAGCATGTGGTGTCGGAGTTGATATGAATGACCTTGTAGACATACTTGCCAGGTTCGAGGAAGAATACAATATCAAAGTATATTTAGTTAATCATGATGGACTTATACAGGTTGATACGGATGTAAGTTCTATAGAAACAGGCTACTTGGATAATTCATATTTTGGCAATATATCAGATGATGATTTTTATTATCAGTTATCGGAGAATGGCTGTTATATGACCAAGTATTTCGAAGGATTTGATTGGTATATAGTAATAAGAGATAATAATCCTGTTAAATTGGATGAAAATAAAATTATACTTCCAATTGTTTTAATCTTTATTGCAGGCGTATTAATAATGGCAACTTCATTTGTTATTATTAGTATGAGAGAGAAGAAGGCAAAGGATGCATACAACAGAAGATATGAAGCATCTATAAAGGACGAGCTTACAGGCTTATATAATAGACGAGGGTTTGAAGTTGACTGTGAAATAATCAAGAAAAATAATAACTTAATAGAATACGTTCTTATTATGATGGATTTGAACGGTTTAAAAGCAGCTAATGATAATATTGGTCATGAAGCAGGGGATGAGTTAATTATTGGCGCTTCGAAGTGTATGGATAATGCATTCTCAGGTCTTGGAAGGACGTATCGTGTAGGTGGCGATGAGTTTGCTGCATTACTGAGAGGAACGAGAGAAGAAGCACAGGATGCAGTTAAGACATTTGATTATTTAACTGAAAACTTCCAGGGAAATCTTATTTCTGAACTTAGTGTGTCTAAGGGAGTAGTTGTTTGTTCAGAACATATAGAACTTAATTTTGAAGAAATTAAGGCAATGGCTGATAAGTTGATGTATGCAGATAAGGATGAATATTATAGACGAACAGGAAAAGATAGAAGACGAGTTTGA
- a CDS encoding IS1182 family transposase → MLTTNYYNDFFEFGQQKINFSFFELSLPDDDPVYTLKKVMEELDFSGLLANCSDKGRTGYNPIMMYAVVIYANMRGIRSVDRIVDLCERDLAFIWLTRGQKPKRDAFYDFKNRKLTSDVLDDLNYQFMRRLQKEGLVTLKELFIDGIKIEANANRYTFVWRGSINYHLAGLLDSIDQLFEKYNSFLQENDYGTKYGLGNAQMFVIEGMDKVREVIEKNRKRKLVKHKKLSNNRIIEIDNCSPLEIRKLQNNLTMIADNEGIEFVYGKGKRKPALQQLHEELEQCGKRLMEYKECFEIMGKDRNSYSKTDLEATFMRMKEDHMLNGQLKPAYNVQIAVENYFIVHGYVSSDRTDYNTLIPVLEKHKNAFGSILEEVTADSGYCSEKNLLYLKRNEISSYIKLQDHEKRKTRAYSEDISKYYNMRTGIFEDEQFYICHDGRELWHLRTESKEQDGYTQTFEVYGCADCSGCEHKAHCLYKYDAEKDAEKNKVMKINEQWEELKERSHANIQSERGILKRQTRSIQTEGHFGDIKENENFRRFNYRSADKVYKEFMLYAIGRNINKYHRFLYEKLRKFEGKTA, encoded by the coding sequence ATGCTAACAACTAATTATTATAACGATTTTTTTGAGTTTGGGCAACAGAAAATTAACTTTAGTTTCTTCGAATTGAGTTTACCTGACGACGATCCAGTCTATACCCTGAAAAAAGTGATGGAGGAATTAGATTTTTCTGGCTTGTTAGCCAATTGTTCAGATAAGGGAAGAACCGGGTACAACCCAATTATGATGTATGCTGTAGTTATCTATGCAAATATGCGTGGAATACGTTCTGTTGACCGTATTGTTGATCTGTGTGAAAGAGACCTTGCTTTTATCTGGCTGACGCGCGGACAAAAACCGAAACGTGATGCTTTTTATGACTTTAAAAACAGGAAGCTGACATCTGATGTCCTGGATGACCTGAATTACCAGTTTATGCGGCGGCTGCAGAAAGAAGGGCTGGTCACATTAAAAGAACTTTTTATTGACGGTATAAAGATAGAGGCAAATGCAAACCGTTATACTTTTGTATGGCGCGGAAGCATCAATTACCATCTGGCAGGACTTCTGGACTCTATCGATCAGCTTTTTGAAAAATATAATTCTTTTTTGCAGGAGAATGATTATGGAACAAAGTACGGGCTGGGAAATGCACAGATGTTTGTGATCGAAGGGATGGATAAAGTCCGGGAAGTGATCGAAAAGAACAGAAAACGAAAGCTTGTAAAACATAAAAAGCTTTCAAATAACCGTATTATAGAGATCGATAACTGTTCACCGCTTGAAATACGGAAACTCCAGAACAATCTCACGATGATCGCAGACAACGAGGGAATCGAATTCGTTTACGGAAAAGGAAAAAGAAAACCTGCACTTCAACAGCTGCATGAGGAACTGGAACAATGCGGAAAACGACTGATGGAATATAAAGAATGCTTTGAGATCATGGGAAAAGACAGAAACAGTTATTCCAAAACAGATCTGGAAGCGACTTTTATGCGTATGAAAGAAGATCACATGCTGAACGGACAGTTAAAGCCAGCATATAATGTTCAGATTGCGGTAGAGAATTATTTTATCGTACATGGATATGTAAGCAGCGACCGCACCGATTATAATACCCTGATCCCGGTCCTTGAAAAACATAAGAATGCTTTCGGGAGTATTCTGGAAGAAGTAACTGCGGACAGCGGGTACTGTAGTGAAAAAAATCTGCTTTATTTAAAACGGAATGAAATATCCAGTTATATAAAACTGCAGGATCATGAAAAGCGAAAAACACGCGCTTATTCAGAAGATATCAGTAAATATTACAACATGAGGACAGGGATCTTTGAAGATGAACAGTTCTATATCTGCCATGACGGACGTGAACTGTGGCATCTCAGGACAGAGAGCAAAGAGCAGGATGGATATACACAGACCTTTGAGGTATATGGTTGTGCAGACTGCAGTGGATGTGAACATAAAGCGCACTGTTTGTATAAGTATGATGCGGAAAAAGATGCCGAAAAGAACAAAGTCATGAAGATCAATGAACAATGGGAGGAACTGAAAGAAAGATCGCATGCCAATATCCAGAGTGAACGCGGGATCCTGAAACGCCAGACACGTTCCATTCAGACGGAAGGACATTTTGGAGATATCAAGGAAAATGAGAACTTCCGGCGTTTTAATTACCGTTCAGCAGATAAGGTATATAAAGAATTCATGCTGTATGCTATTGGAAGAAATATAAATAAATATCATCGTTTTTTATACGAAAAACTGAGAAAATTTGAAGGAAAAACTGCCTAG